From Candidatus Dormiibacterota bacterium, a single genomic window includes:
- a CDS encoding SprT-like domain-containing protein: MLPTEADLQLLYARLNYQHFNGQAPDCRIRYNARFSNSAGRITYGAFPLLIELSTKHFERYPEALEETLLHEMVHAWCFAQHRDTGHSARFKKKLRECGLSSIYHDLGNVRPLTESSKRYILRCEHCAFEVLRKKRPGKP; this comes from the coding sequence GTGCTCCCTACCGAAGCCGATCTTCAGCTCCTTTACGCACGCTTGAATTATCAGCATTTCAACGGGCAGGCTCCGGATTGCCGGATTCGCTACAACGCGCGCTTCTCAAATTCTGCCGGAAGAATAACCTACGGCGCTTTTCCGTTGCTCATCGAGCTTTCGACGAAGCACTTCGAACGCTACCCCGAAGCGCTCGAGGAAACCTTGCTGCACGAAATGGTGCACGCGTGGTGTTTCGCTCAGCATCGCGACACCGGCCACAGCGCGCGCTTCAAGAAGAAGCTGCGCGAGTGCGGCCTATCGTCGATCTATCACGACTTGGGCAACGTGCGTCCGCTTACCGAGTCGAGCAAGCGCTACATTCTACGCTGCGAACATTGCGCGTTCGAGGTGCTGCGCAAGAAACGCCCGGGAAAGCC